One part of the Symphalangus syndactylus isolate Jambi chromosome 1, NHGRI_mSymSyn1-v2.1_pri, whole genome shotgun sequence genome encodes these proteins:
- the LRRC30 gene encoding leucine-rich repeat-containing protein 30: protein MGARQSRASSKDKGPKRMLFTGRRQKFSPWDDVLLSGRDPRSLLKRGMHHVSFSLVTRGMTDIPDFLWGLSEVQKLNLSHNQLRVLPPEVGKLTRIVVLNLCGNRLKSLPREVSLLQCLKVLFVNMNCLTEVPAELSLCRKLEVLSLSHNCLSQLPACFADLSRLRKLNLSNNFFAHIPMCVFSLRELIFLHVGSNRLENIAESIQHLASLQIFIAEGNNIHSFPRSLCLVTSLELLNLNNNDIQTLPSELHLLCRLVRIAWNPMDKGLHISHNPLSKPLPELVEGGLEMLFGYLKDKKHT, encoded by the coding sequence ATGGGAGCCAGGCAGTCAAGGGCCAGCTCCAAGGATAAGGGCCCCAAGAGGATGCTGTTCACGGGGAGGAGACAGAAGTTTTCTCCGTGGGACGATGTCCTGCTCTCGGGAAGGGACCCGCGGTCTCTGCTGAAGCGGGGCATGCACCACGTCAGCTTCAGCCTGGTCACCAGAGGAATGACAGACATCCCCGACTTTCTGTGGGGCTTGTCCGAGGTCCAGAAACTCAATCTGTCTCACAACCAGCTCCGGGTTCTCCCTCCCGAGGTGGGGAAACTGACCCGGATCGTGGTCCTGAACTTGTGCGGGAACCGCCTGAAGAGCCTGCCCAGAGAAGTGAGCCTCCTACAGTGCCTCAAGGTCCTGTTTGTCAACATGAACTGCCTGACCGAGGTGCCGGCCGAGCTGAGCTTGTGCCGAAAGCTGGAGGTCCTGAGCTTGTCGCACAACTGCCTGTCCCAGCTCCCTGCATGCTTCGCTGACCTCTCCAGACTGAGGAAGCTGAACCTCAGCAACAACTTCTTCGCGCACATCCCCATGTGTGTGTTCTCCCTGAGGGAACTGATTTTCTTGCACGTGGGCTCGAATCGCCTGGAAAACATCGCTGAGAGCATCCAGCACCTGGCCAGCCTGCAGATCTTCATCGCAGAGGGCAACAACATCCACTCCTTCCCGAGGTCGCTTTGCCTGGTCACCAGCCTGGAGCTGCTGAACCTCAACAACAACGACATCCAGACCCTCCCGAGCGAACTCCACCTGCTGTGTAGACTGGTGAGGATCGCCTGGAATCCCATGGACAAAGGGCTCCACATTTCCCACAACCCTTTATCCAAGCCTCTGCCGGAGCTGGTGGAGGGGGGCCTGGAGATGCTCTTCGGCTACCTGAAGGACAAAAAACACACCTGA